A single Larimichthys crocea isolate SSNF chromosome VIII, L_crocea_2.0, whole genome shotgun sequence DNA region contains:
- the LOC104939594 gene encoding CUB and zona pellucida-like domain-containing protein 1, whose protein sequence is MTVEVEKTYLIRKNKDNLHLNDFRDPSCNLTRLSNSTHVVAVMSLNTCGTLVEEDENNIIFKNDITSAAPNEIISRQHDVEIAFSCVYPKRTNLTLGFRHKNPYAFLEKGFGAFTFQFEFFESQRFRKQVDSSTYPVEVYLKQMMFMQIEATTSIPNTELFVETCRATPYDNPNSRISYTIIEHGCVKDNTVQIYPSSRVQFRFGMQAFEFIGAHEEVYITCTVVLCETGVPGTRCTQGCIRSGSGNHRGKREAVGQTSSHSISQGPLHLVKTSDSQASGLSLNLGMNVMFVVGCLLACGVVIYRSKRSKIKYQPLPSSDTD, encoded by the exons atGACGGTGGAAGTGGAGAAGACCTACCTCATCAGAAAAAATAAGGACAACTTGCATCTGAACGACTTCCGTGATCCTTCCTGCAACCTGACAAGACTTTCCAATTCAACACACGTGGTGGCAGTCATGTCGCTGAACACATGTGGAACCCTTGTAGAG GAGGATGAAAATAACATCATCTTCAAGAACGACATCACATCTGCTGCCCcaaatgaaatcatttccaGGCAACATGACGTCGAGATCGCCTTTTCATGTGTCTACCCCAAGCGAACCAACCTGACCCTGGGATTCAGGCACAAAAACCCGTATGCCTTCTTAGAGAAGGGCTTCGGTGCTTTCACCTTCCAGTTTGAATTCTTTGAGTCCCAGCGGTTTAGGAAACAAGTTGATAGCAGCACCTACCCAGTGGAGGTGTACCTTAAACAGATGATGTTCATGCAGATTGAGGCCACCACCTCCATCCCTAACACAGAGCTGTTTGTGGAGACCTGCAGGGCGACTCCGTATGACAACCCAAACTCTCGCATCAGCTACACCATCATCGAACACGG ATGTGTGAAGGACAACACAGTGCAAATCTACCCCAGCTCCAGGGTTCAGTTCAGATTTGGAATGCAGGCTTTTGAGTTCATCGGCGCTCATGAGGAG GTGTACATCACTTGCACAGTGGTCCTGTGTGAGACTGGCGTACCTGGGACCAGGTGCACTCAGGGATGCATCAGATCTGGCTCTGGGAACCATCGCGGCAAAAGAGAAGCTGTTGGCCAGACTTCCAGTCACTCCATTTCCCAGGGACCTTTACACCTGGTTAAAACTTCTGACAGCCAAG caTCTGGTCTGAGCCTGAATCTGGGCATGAACGTCATGTTTGTTGTTGGCTGCCTCCTGGCATGCGGAGTGGTGATCTACCGATCGAAGAGGTCCAAAATTAAATACCAACCCCTTCCAAGCTCTgacacagactga
- the LOC104939593 gene encoding uncharacterized protein LOC104939593 produces the protein MASPMLLLQLLALVSSVSASVYYGGSVTYTPKGRNTDGTFVMEIRNKQTNIVCTENYYKCISGDCGTLINRTIETISVNSYGYTWCHREVVTQLKLYDNRPFAIRYPTYYDWYSKTGYWAWSTKHQNSPWKMVAHVDLGIRSDTGLPNRSPTITAIPPIRITRNCARKFSLMAFDHDDDQVRCRFGTSELSECGACYKPSGFSLDENSCTLSYTYGTAGVNVFELVVEDFPKRPVYVYYSDGSYTLKRPPPVQRRRRDITTNATLPSLNSTATVTTTAAPTTTTTTTAAPTTAINDTAAPPTTTTTTAPPTTTTAPPTTTTTTAPPTTTTAPPTTTTTTTPPTTTTTPTTTTTTTTTTIPEPQPPFNHGHYSASIPPISRMPLQFVIYVDSHHAPSCLDGDYFPLFLSPTPRNGVNLPAFVNRTLEIRVRATARYSSIIGLIVVGPAGITKVKNSKEEYTIKWKPTEHEVNDHFAICFYFEARDRSYVYQSKLRCVVADVAHHNTVVYCSRSMMKVEVEKSFLIKRHEKKLHLKEYSDAACSLKKHSNNTHLVAIMSLNTCGTTLEEIGDNLVFENEISSAEPKQMVSRQDDVEISFSCIFPKRTNLTLGFRHKNPYAFLEKGFGYFTYQFEFYETELFRKALDPSTYPVEVNLKQMIFMQIEAITTIPNARVFVETCRATPYDNPNSRLSYTIIENGCKKDSTVQVYPSSKTQFRFGVETFEFIGVHPEVYITCSVILCDTGIPGTRCTEGCKKSESVNYRGKREASGQTSSHSISQGPLHLVKTSDSQVSGTNLNLGTNLMLIGTCFVVCVGVVIHLRRSKAKYQLLPSVETD, from the exons ATGGCCTCTCCCAtgcttctgctgcagctgctggctcTGGTCTCAAGTGTGTCTGCAAGTGTTTATTATGGTGGATCAGTAACATACACCCCAAAAGGCCGGAACACAGACGGGACGTTTGTG atggagattCGCAACAAGCAAACCAATATCGTCTGCACTGAGAATTACTACAAGTGTATCAGCGGGGACTGTGGCACCTTAATCAACCGTACAATTGAGACTATTTCTGTCAATTCCTATGGTTATACCTGGTGCCATCGCGAGGTGGTGACTCAGCTAAAACTCTACGACAACCGGCCCTTTGCCATTAG ATACCCTACCTATTATGACTGGTATTCTAAAACTGGATATTGGGCCTGGAGCACTAAGCATCAAAATAGTCCGTGGAAAATGGTGGCTCATGTTGACCTGGGAATCCGATCCGATACTGGACTACCCAACAGATCTCCCACCATTACAGCCATTCCTCCAATCCG AATAACCCGGAACTGTGCAAGGAAGTTCAGTCTGATGGCGTTTGATCATGATGACGACCAGGTTAGATGCAGGTTTGGAACATCCGAGTTATCTGAGTGTGGTGCGTGCTACAAACCCTCGGGTTTCTCCTTAGATGAG AATTCCTGCACCCTGTCATATACCTATGGTACAGCTGGAGTCAATGTATTTGAACTCGTCGTGGAGGACTTCCCCAAAAGACCTGTGTATGTCTACTACTCGGATGGATCCTACACATTAAAAAGACCCCCTCCAGTTCAGAGGCGGAGACGTGACATAACTACCAATGCGACTCTACCCTCACTGAACAGCACTGCAACTgtaacaacaacagctgcaccgacaacaacaactacaacaacagctgcaccaaCAACTGCAATAAATGATACTGCtgcaccaccaacaacaacgactacaactgcac CACCAACAACTACAACtgcaccaccaacaacaacgaCTACAACTGCACCACCAACGACTACAACtgcaccaccaacaacaactactacaactacaccaccaacaactacaactacaccaacaacaacgactacaacaacaactactactatcCCCGAGCCCCAACCACCCTTCAACCACGGGCACTACTCTGCATCAATTCCTCCAATAAGCAGAATGCCTCTCCAGTTTGTTATATATG TTGACTCACATCACGCTCCGTCGTGTCTCGATGGCGACTATTTccctttgtttctgtctccaaCTCCACGAAATGGAGTAAATCTACCTGCATTTGTCAACCGTACGCTTGAAATCAGAGTCAGAGCCACTGCAAGGTACAGCAG CATTATTGGCCTCATTGTTGTTGGACCTGCCGGTATTACGAAAGTGAAAAACTCCAAAGAAGAATACACCATAAAATGGAAACCGACTGAACATGAAGTGAATGACCATTTCgccatttgtttttactttgaggCAAGAGACAG atcCTACGTCTATCAGTCCAAGCTGCGCTGCGTGGTTGCTGATGTTGCACACCACA ATACCGTTGTTTACTGTAGTAGATCCATGATGAAAGTTGAAGTGGAGAAGTCTTTCCTCATCAAACGCCATGAGAAGAAGCTACACCTGAAGGAGTACAGTGATGCTGCCTGCAGCCTCAAGAAACACTCCAACAATACCCACCTCGTCGCTATCATGTCGCTGAACACGTGTGGGACCACGCTGGAG GAGATTGGAGATAATCTCGTCTTCGAGAACGAGATCTCGTCTGCTGAGCCAAAACAAATGGTCTCCAGGCAAGATGACGTTGAGATCTCCTTTTCCTGTATCTTCCCCAAGCGAACCAACCTGACCCTGGGATTCAGGCACAAGAACCCGTACGCCTTCTTAGAGAAGGGCTTTGGTTACTTCACCTACCAGTTTGAATTCTATGAGACCGAGCTGTTCAGAAAAGCGCTGGACCCCAGCACCTACCCAGTGGAAGTTAACCTCAAACAGATGATATTTATGCAGATCGAGGCAATCACTACCATCCCCAACGCAAGAGTGTTCGTGGAGACCTGCAGGGCAACTCCATATGACAACCCAAACTCTCGCCTCAGCTACACCATCATTGAAAATGG GTGTAAGAAGGACAGCACAGTGCAAGTTTACCCCAGCTCAAAGACTCAGTTCAGATTTGGAGTTGAGACTTTTGAATTCATCGGTGTTCATCCTGAG GTGTACATCACTTGCTCAGTCATCCTGTGTGATACTGGTATTCCTGGAACCCGGTGCACTGAGGGATGCAAGAAATCCGAATCAGTGAACTATCGTGGCAAAAGAGAAGCTTCTGGCCAGACTTCCAGTCACTCCATTTCCCAGGGACCTTTGCACCTAGTTAAAACTTCTGACAGCCAAG TGTCTGGCACAAACCTGAATCTGGGCACGAACCTGATGTTGATTGGTACCTGCTTCGTGGTATGTGTAGGAGTGGTCATCCACTTGAGGAGGTCCAAAGCTAAATACCAGTTGCTGCCAAGTGTTGAAACGGACTAA